In Aequorivita sp. H23M31, a single window of DNA contains:
- a CDS encoding Piwi domain-containing protein produces MANLCFNILTFDHPKEELRLYFTNREDINLTRIYHTLVPDEVIEKFGQQEHYYTSFEEEREGFFPVTKAVKPTYEKKLDKFGEEYSQKIPNTAFSISILKRYYNSLIHKYFADNGLMVKPNFIHDTEVWLPSKKGDSTGNFNLFDRYCLKVQFKTVSKFLELLVTFEGTSKVYKQSIEELQESVRPEAFNWVLFDEGLYKFNELPSSGKRAYNQVYPVWNFDIRDALGEPTEAPDRGNKYIKFKEGIDSFYDTHINVEEFKNLIPINSKGFIAVEGKRIGNVKPNSNQLLFAESNKDNVPMNGMKKFGPYDTGTSTNIHFFYIVHESDKKAATTIHHHLLGKSSGFSGLSKFINIPYFPNKDLAIYYQNKDNPWPEVYEQIINTYFDPDIRYFAIYISPISKETTDKQQKRVYYKLKELLLKKKISSQVIDAKKLSKNRSPHFSLPNIAIAILAKLNGTPWRLDSNIKKELVVGVGAFKNTDFDIKYVGSAFSFSNNGKFNRFECFQQNQIKELAGSIYKAVKEYAVHNPEIKRLVIHFYKTMSRDELAPIEDGLKSMGLDIPVFIVSINKTESSDIVAFDIDWDNLMPLSGSYINIGYNKFLLFNNTRYYKSFYKKSEGFPFPIKLKIECTQPELTKDIKTVKELIDQVYQFSRMYWKSVSQQNLPVTIKYPEMVAEMLPHFDGNEIPDFGKDKLWFL; encoded by the coding sequence ATGGCCAACCTCTGTTTCAACATCCTGACCTTCGACCATCCAAAGGAAGAATTAAGATTATATTTCACCAACAGGGAAGATATTAATCTCACTCGTATTTATCACACCTTAGTCCCCGATGAGGTCATTGAAAAGTTTGGTCAACAAGAACATTATTACACTTCTTTCGAAGAGGAAAGAGAAGGATTTTTTCCTGTCACCAAAGCAGTCAAACCAACTTATGAAAAGAAGCTTGATAAATTTGGGGAGGAATATTCCCAAAAGATCCCTAATACAGCTTTTTCTATTTCAATTTTAAAGCGCTATTATAATTCCCTAATCCATAAATATTTCGCCGATAATGGATTAATGGTCAAGCCTAATTTCATCCACGATACCGAAGTTTGGTTACCAAGTAAAAAAGGTGACAGTACTGGAAATTTCAATCTTTTCGACCGATATTGTTTAAAAGTACAGTTCAAAACAGTATCAAAGTTTCTGGAATTGCTGGTAACTTTTGAAGGTACATCTAAAGTCTATAAACAATCCATTGAGGAACTGCAAGAAAGTGTTCGTCCAGAAGCATTCAATTGGGTGCTTTTTGATGAAGGTTTATATAAGTTCAATGAATTACCAAGCAGTGGGAAAAGAGCTTACAACCAAGTATATCCTGTCTGGAACTTCGACATTAGAGACGCCTTGGGTGAACCTACAGAAGCGCCAGATAGAGGAAATAAGTACATAAAATTCAAAGAAGGTATTGATAGCTTTTACGATACTCATATTAACGTAGAGGAGTTCAAAAATCTTATACCGATTAATTCAAAAGGCTTTATTGCTGTTGAGGGGAAAAGAATAGGAAATGTAAAACCAAATAGCAATCAATTATTATTTGCAGAGAGTAATAAGGATAATGTGCCAATGAACGGAATGAAAAAATTCGGCCCTTATGACACTGGAACATCAACCAACATTCACTTCTTTTACATAGTTCACGAAAGCGACAAAAAAGCCGCCACAACTATTCATCATCACTTATTAGGAAAATCGTCTGGTTTTAGTGGCTTATCGAAGTTCATTAATATTCCATATTTCCCAAACAAAGACCTTGCAATTTATTACCAAAACAAGGACAATCCTTGGCCAGAAGTTTATGAACAAATTATCAATACATACTTTGACCCCGATATTAGATATTTCGCCATATATATAAGTCCAATAAGTAAAGAAACTACCGACAAGCAGCAAAAGCGAGTTTACTACAAGTTAAAAGAGCTATTACTCAAAAAAAAGATTTCCTCTCAAGTAATAGATGCCAAAAAACTGTCGAAAAATAGAAGTCCTCATTTTAGCCTTCCTAATATAGCTATCGCCATTCTCGCTAAATTAAATGGTACTCCTTGGCGCCTTGACAGCAATATTAAAAAAGAATTGGTAGTTGGGGTAGGTGCTTTTAAAAACACCGATTTCGATATTAAATATGTGGGCAGTGCATTCAGTTTTTCAAATAACGGAAAGTTTAACCGCTTCGAATGTTTCCAACAAAACCAAATAAAGGAATTGGCAGGTTCTATTTATAAAGCAGTTAAAGAATATGCGGTCCATAATCCCGAAATAAAACGTCTCGTAATCCATTTTTACAAAACAATGAGTCGTGACGAATTAGCACCAATCGAAGATGGTCTCAAAAGTATGGGCTTAGACATTCCCGTATTCATTGTATCCATTAATAAAACAGAATCATCAGACATTGTAGCTTTTGATATTGATTGGGATAATCTAATGCCATTAAGTGGTTCCTATATCAATATTGGTTATAATAAATTCTTGTTGTTCAATAATACCCGATACTATAAAAGCTTTTACAAGAAAAGTGAAGGTTTCCCATTTCCAATAAAATTAAAAATCGAATGTACTCAGCCCGAGTTAACAAAAGACATAAAAACAGTGAAAGAACTTATAGACCAGGTCTATCAATTCAGTAGAATGTATTGGAAATCAGTAAGCCAACAAAATCTTCCTGTTACAATAAAATACCCTGAAATGGTCGCAGAAATGCTTCCTCATTTCGATGGCAATGAAATCCCAGATTTTGGAAAAGATAAACTTTGGTTTTTGTAG
- a CDS encoding DUF6266 family protein has product MAIINQGILGGVSGQIGNVIGGTWKGIDYLRIKPSSVANPKTEGQLDQRSKFATVLRFLQPMSDFLRIGFKLYAIKMTEFNAAMSYNLFNGVVGAYPNYNIDYPNALVSRGNLKGVANGTATSTTPAQIDISWDNNSSSGNALATDKSLILVLNPDKKESIYTTSGPDRTAGSETLNLPAEYTGDVVEVYLGFVSADGTKVSNSTHLGSVTVA; this is encoded by the coding sequence ATGGCTATTATTAATCAAGGTATTCTCGGCGGTGTATCCGGTCAAATTGGGAATGTAATCGGTGGAACCTGGAAGGGTATCGATTACCTACGAATCAAACCTTCCAGCGTAGCGAACCCCAAAACTGAAGGGCAATTAGACCAAAGGTCCAAATTTGCAACCGTGCTTCGTTTTCTTCAACCAATGTCTGATTTCCTGCGAATAGGTTTTAAACTGTACGCTATAAAAATGACAGAATTCAACGCTGCAATGTCGTACAATTTATTTAATGGAGTGGTTGGTGCTTATCCCAACTACAACATTGACTACCCGAACGCATTGGTAAGTCGTGGTAATTTAAAAGGAGTGGCCAACGGAACGGCTACCTCTACAACTCCAGCACAGATTGATATTTCTTGGGATAACAACTCAAGTAGTGGAAATGCTCTTGCCACAGATAAATCTTTAATCTTAGTCCTTAATCCGGACAAGAAAGAAAGTATTTATACCACAAGTGGACCTGATAGAACAGCAGGATCTGAAACCTTGAACTTACCAGCTGAATATACTGGAGACGTGGTTGAGGTATACCTTGGATTTGTTTCTGCAGATGGCACCAAAGTTTCCAATAGTACCCATTTAGGTTCTGTAACAGTTGCGTAA
- a CDS encoding ApeA N-terminal domain 1-containing protein — translation MKKNERYYGEVWLPANEQDRKFAVLIPKDDEILIETNLYSYEGAYKERQIFGSFNGLGYVTLIDCKTRHSATGLINSRIYKATYCFIGISHFVNPYKLKINQFYVVNEAIVKWIDHRSFYDWNKKEIVSKDFKTEFYLPDNGLKIVIEQYLNYRGSGYEIKIENKGKVSFQTEKPVDILEAIKYYDQFQKVLQLLRGGSAQFEKFLFKCPSCDDWQEVYYNDKKLTKSKNTYVHTTYSEIKDDLEKILKGAYSLESFQFCLDKLMENFITRESSHNKRFTNSISAYEAFIKNYSKNPRAKLPQAINQYKYIFILISDMGKDTWPEFLQKVIRSRNYHTHSNLGNKDVFTEYELLYISLLFDFVIGYLLLEKIGVSESLLEKFKQRGKSVYVDMQWVNSILSSNPLLNKKK, via the coding sequence ATGAAGAAAAATGAAAGGTATTATGGTGAGGTTTGGTTACCTGCAAACGAACAGGACAGAAAATTCGCAGTTTTAATACCCAAGGACGATGAAATTTTAATAGAAACTAACCTATATTCTTACGAAGGAGCTTATAAAGAACGTCAAATTTTTGGCTCATTTAATGGTTTAGGTTACGTAACTCTTATTGATTGTAAGACACGGCATTCAGCCACAGGCCTTATTAATTCTCGAATTTACAAAGCTACTTACTGTTTTATTGGCATTTCTCATTTTGTTAATCCATATAAACTAAAAATAAATCAATTCTATGTTGTAAATGAAGCAATTGTAAAATGGATTGACCACCGCTCCTTTTACGACTGGAATAAGAAGGAAATCGTATCTAAAGATTTCAAGACTGAATTTTACCTTCCTGATAATGGACTTAAGATTGTTATTGAACAATATTTGAATTATAGAGGTAGCGGCTATGAAATAAAAATCGAAAATAAGGGAAAAGTTTCTTTTCAAACTGAAAAACCTGTAGATATACTTGAAGCTATTAAATATTATGACCAATTTCAAAAAGTCCTACAACTCTTAAGAGGTGGGTCGGCACAATTTGAAAAATTCCTCTTTAAATGCCCCTCTTGTGATGATTGGCAAGAAGTCTATTATAATGATAAAAAATTGACTAAATCAAAGAACACATATGTTCATACCACCTATTCTGAGATTAAAGACGATTTAGAAAAAATTTTGAAAGGTGCTTATTCGCTCGAATCATTCCAATTTTGCTTAGATAAGCTGATGGAAAACTTCATTACCCGCGAGAGTAGCCATAATAAAAGATTTACCAATAGTATATCTGCATATGAAGCATTTATAAAGAATTACTCAAAGAATCCTCGTGCCAAATTACCCCAGGCAATAAATCAATATAAGTATATATTTATACTCATTAGCGATATGGGCAAAGATACTTGGCCCGAATTTCTGCAAAAAGTAATTCGGTCCAGAAATTACCATACCCATAGTAATTTAGGAAATAAGGACGTATTTACCGAATACGAACTGTTATACATTAGTCTTCTTTTTGACTTTGTAATCGGTTATTTATTGTTAGAAAAAATTGGGGTATCTGAATCCTTGCTTGAAAAATTTAAGCAACGCGGCAAAAGTGTTTACGTAGATATGCAATGGGTTAATTCAATTTTGTCATCCAATCCTTTATTAAATAAAAAGAAGTAA
- a CDS encoding DEAD/DEAH box helicase family protein, whose protein sequence is MTELDLQDKYLINFLCKRTDGLQYNEAKANTVSANFFVIEDLKNFLSQTDLNKTNYKKLLRKFPSEKDLLQAFTEFLEERIGSSMNMAIFINSNQTVNFEGIKLHLFYPSDSVTLGDKLFHQNIFSVVQELPYTFKHKDKQLFSFRPDLTFFINGIYLGYGELKSNYNNQNARNNGRKKIAKDYLSAAQEYLQIAKNNDLNQSIRKSFLKIFEKAIHITATDINETFIIRNIANQFEEIKNTVNAGSYDFETYTKKVLSDFKVYPVKGEHNKSTGRFEEVFKALYDKRMIEKEILYYNFIERELIKKERSRTKEYKHNDGRLIAPRPKQKFGADKIISKIDEFLEHENEPNYFLNKLENELRARGLGEEQIKELVQKRSKYQNNKTVYSLLLQYAAGFGKSNIIGWTALQLKDLRKNDAYVYDKIMLVVDRLQLRDQIDSKMHNMNLQKGMFIEASDKKSFIKALTSDRRIVIVNVQKFATIHDILDKEIVEKLSKLRIAFLIDEIHRSQSGIQHSEMVSIFDELQSSFDNNNAYKNQATKKNLIVGFTATPSDHTLARFGEFNKYAEAEKIWVPFDSYTMKEAIMDGYILNPIKGIVPVSAKMYFEIPDNVLKGFEDDYGYEAIPDNTDTGIDDDGKKYAIRKKRIYGNTDRIKAISKFIAQRLVTAVYPNIRGTAKAMLATSSIPAAIKYKGFIEKQFESLVKEKKYERFKDAPIYIVYSNSQEYPSSSTLNDGLGETSVLQNFKLSKNGLIIVVDKLQTGFDEPKLHTLFLDKEIRGINAIQTISRVNRTTKHKNDCKIVDFSYKNVNVKNIRKAFEHYSNVVVSDFDPLGDEAKLGVFYDELKDHSLYGSHFKNFKEFQNGNGDTSVILDMVDAFEIYIKANPKEAKHLKKTIGSYFKTLNLIEFVIELNAKFSDSIFLEFWRKYNTIYNHINRPDDIIDDVEIYFDNRIGIVTPGEEEKEKPNKPKNPDPTDPDQPNKYKYNILKVIEKRNQEEEAIAELIKDFEDKIEAFFEYIKGDKMGKRLVAKIADDGSAFTQEEIYSDFERLYRKYIIINQNLGDFFKSETRDILNQLCDDFENTLGKKYPFGEEGPATLLSAAEPDKSK, encoded by the coding sequence ATGACAGAATTAGACTTACAAGATAAATACCTCATCAACTTTCTCTGCAAAAGAACAGATGGTTTACAATACAATGAAGCCAAGGCCAATACGGTATCGGCCAATTTCTTTGTAATAGAAGACTTGAAAAATTTTCTTTCACAGACAGATTTAAACAAGACCAACTATAAAAAACTTCTGCGCAAATTCCCTTCCGAAAAGGATTTGCTACAGGCATTTACAGAGTTTTTGGAGGAGCGCATCGGTTCTTCTATGAATATGGCCATATTTATCAATAGCAACCAAACCGTCAATTTTGAGGGAATAAAACTGCATTTGTTTTATCCCAGTGACTCAGTAACCCTCGGTGACAAACTGTTTCATCAGAATATATTTTCCGTAGTCCAAGAACTGCCATATACCTTTAAGCATAAGGACAAACAGTTATTTTCATTTAGACCAGACCTCACCTTTTTTATCAACGGTATTTATTTGGGTTATGGCGAATTAAAGAGCAACTACAACAATCAAAACGCACGAAATAATGGGCGTAAGAAAATAGCCAAAGACTATCTTTCCGCAGCACAGGAATATCTGCAAATAGCGAAGAACAATGACCTCAACCAATCTATAAGGAAGTCTTTTTTAAAGATATTTGAAAAAGCCATACACATCACGGCAACAGATATCAATGAAACATTTATCATTAGGAACATTGCCAACCAATTTGAAGAGATAAAGAATACTGTAAATGCAGGTAGCTATGATTTTGAAACCTATACCAAAAAAGTATTGAGCGATTTTAAAGTCTATCCAGTAAAGGGAGAGCACAATAAGAGCACTGGCCGTTTTGAGGAAGTATTTAAGGCTCTCTACGATAAAAGGATGATAGAAAAGGAGATATTGTACTACAATTTTATTGAGCGTGAATTAATCAAAAAGGAAAGAAGCCGCACCAAAGAATACAAGCATAATGATGGCCGATTGATTGCACCAAGACCCAAGCAGAAATTTGGTGCAGACAAGATTATAAGTAAAATTGATGAATTTTTAGAACACGAAAACGAACCTAATTACTTTTTAAACAAATTAGAAAATGAGTTAAGAGCTCGTGGACTGGGGGAAGAACAGATTAAAGAACTGGTACAGAAAAGAAGTAAATACCAGAATAACAAGACGGTATATTCTCTTTTATTGCAATATGCAGCAGGTTTTGGCAAGAGTAACATCATTGGCTGGACAGCATTACAGCTTAAGGACTTAAGAAAAAATGACGCTTATGTCTATGATAAAATAATGCTGGTGGTAGACAGGTTGCAGCTCCGCGACCAAATAGACAGTAAGATGCACAATATGAACCTTCAAAAAGGAATGTTTATAGAAGCTTCAGACAAAAAAAGCTTTATTAAAGCACTGACGAGTGACCGGCGTATCGTTATCGTAAACGTGCAAAAGTTTGCCACCATCCACGATATCTTAGATAAAGAAATCGTCGAAAAACTTTCCAAACTGAGAATAGCATTTTTGATAGACGAAATACATAGGAGCCAGAGCGGCATACAGCATTCCGAAATGGTGAGCATCTTTGATGAACTTCAGTCAAGTTTCGACAATAATAATGCTTACAAGAATCAAGCAACCAAAAAAAATCTAATAGTAGGGTTCACCGCCACTCCAAGCGATCACACCTTAGCAAGGTTCGGTGAGTTTAATAAATATGCGGAAGCCGAAAAAATCTGGGTCCCTTTCGACAGCTACACAATGAAAGAAGCCATAATGGATGGCTATATCCTCAACCCAATCAAAGGCATTGTGCCGGTGTCTGCCAAAATGTATTTTGAAATCCCGGATAATGTTTTAAAAGGTTTTGAAGATGATTACGGTTATGAAGCCATACCAGATAATACCGACACAGGCATAGATGACGATGGTAAAAAATATGCTATAAGAAAAAAGCGAATTTATGGCAATACCGACCGAATCAAAGCTATATCCAAATTTATTGCCCAACGTTTGGTCACAGCAGTCTATCCAAACATTCGAGGAACAGCCAAGGCTATGTTGGCAACTTCATCTATTCCAGCGGCAATAAAATATAAAGGCTTCATAGAAAAACAGTTTGAAAGCTTGGTCAAAGAGAAGAAGTACGAACGGTTTAAGGATGCTCCCATATACATCGTTTATTCAAACAGTCAAGAATATCCAAGCAGTAGCACCCTCAATGATGGATTAGGCGAAACCTCGGTACTACAAAATTTTAAGTTATCCAAAAACGGCTTAATCATAGTAGTAGACAAATTACAAACCGGCTTTGACGAACCTAAATTACATACGTTATTTTTAGATAAAGAAATAAGAGGAATTAATGCCATACAAACCATTTCGAGAGTCAACCGGACCACTAAACATAAAAATGATTGTAAAATAGTGGACTTCTCATATAAAAATGTGAATGTAAAAAATATCCGCAAAGCATTTGAACACTATAGCAATGTCGTCGTTTCAGATTTTGACCCATTGGGCGATGAAGCTAAACTGGGTGTTTTTTACGATGAATTAAAAGACCATTCCCTCTACGGCTCCCACTTCAAAAACTTCAAAGAATTTCAAAATGGTAACGGTGATACTTCTGTCATTCTTGATATGGTAGATGCCTTTGAAATTTATATTAAGGCAAATCCAAAAGAAGCAAAACACCTCAAAAAAACAATTGGTTCATACTTTAAAACGCTGAACCTTATAGAATTTGTAATTGAGTTAAATGCAAAGTTCAGTGATTCCATATTTCTTGAATTTTGGAGAAAATACAATACTATCTACAACCACATCAATAGACCAGATGACATTATAGATGACGTGGAAATATACTTTGATAACAGAATTGGGATAGTCACCCCAGGAGAAGAAGAAAAAGAAAAACCCAACAAACCAAAGAATCCTGATCCAACCGATCCCGATCAACCCAACAAATACAAATACAACATCCTAAAGGTTATTGAAAAAAGAAACCAGGAAGAAGAAGCCATTGCAGAACTTATAAAAGACTTTGAAGATAAAATTGAAGCATTTTTTGAGTATATCAAAGGAGATAAAATGGGCAAAAGACTGGTGGCAAAGATAGCAGATGATGGCTCAGCATTTACCCAAGAAGAAATCTATTCCGACTTCGAGAGATTATACCGAAAGTATATAATCATAAATCAAAATCTTGGCGATTTCTTCAAAAGTGAAACCAGAGATATACTCAACCAATTATGTGATGATTTTGAAAACACCTTAGGGAAAAAATACCCATTTGGTGAAGAAGGCCCCGCCACATTGTTAAGTGCGGCCGAACCTGACAAATCTAAATAA
- a CDS encoding serine hydrolase domain-containing protein — translation METDKFVHERTIIPGTTMGQKLESLLFWSQDEKESRFPAMQYIFPSIQVSKSSQPFPLKQGGSISPQWKDRTTLTSYMDSNRIKGIIVLQDGNIKLEKYADGIDEKTLWTSFSMAKSVSSMLLGVALKEGDIKNMDDRLERYIPEFLGHDYGKVTVRQLLTMTSGIAWNEDYEDPNSDVAQMYQQPCVNREDHILTYMKPLKFVYEPGTHWNYSTGETDLVGILIQKATGKSLSEYLSEKIWQPFGMEHCAYWLADECSNLNIGGSGLSASLRDYSRLGLLMLNRDVQDEKNIFSKEWLDDATSLLYPVNDQGDGYGYLWWRFKDGNYAAVGIFGQMIYVNPDKNLVIAQIAAWPHAGSKELGHGRQAFINAVLNALD, via the coding sequence GTGGAAACCGATAAGTTTGTCCATGAAAGAACAATTATCCCCGGAACCACTATGGGACAAAAATTGGAAAGTCTTCTGTTTTGGTCGCAGGATGAAAAGGAAAGTCGGTTTCCGGCGATGCAATATATTTTTCCAAGTATTCAGGTTTCTAAAAGCTCTCAACCATTTCCTCTAAAACAAGGTGGAAGTATTAGCCCTCAGTGGAAAGATAGGACTACATTGACTTCCTATATGGATTCGAACCGTATAAAAGGTATTATCGTTCTTCAGGATGGAAATATAAAACTTGAAAAATATGCGGATGGCATCGATGAAAAAACCCTTTGGACATCATTTTCAATGGCGAAATCAGTTTCATCTATGTTATTGGGCGTGGCTTTAAAGGAGGGAGATATTAAAAATATGGATGATCGTTTAGAAAGATATATTCCCGAATTCCTGGGGCATGATTATGGCAAGGTAACCGTTAGGCAACTACTGACCATGACTTCAGGAATTGCTTGGAACGAGGATTATGAAGATCCAAATTCAGATGTTGCACAGATGTACCAACAGCCTTGCGTAAATCGAGAAGACCATATTTTGACCTATATGAAGCCTCTCAAATTTGTTTATGAACCTGGAACTCACTGGAATTACAGTACAGGGGAAACGGATTTAGTGGGAATTTTGATTCAGAAAGCGACTGGTAAAAGTCTGTCCGAATATCTTTCGGAAAAAATATGGCAGCCATTCGGAATGGAACATTGTGCCTATTGGCTTGCAGATGAATGCAGTAATTTGAATATTGGAGGAAGTGGGCTCTCGGCCAGTTTAAGAGATTATTCCCGATTAGGTTTGCTCATGTTGAATAGAGATGTGCAGGATGAAAAAAATATATTTTCAAAAGAATGGTTGGACGACGCTACTTCTCTGCTATATCCAGTAAATGACCAAGGAGATGGCTATGGGTATTTATGGTGGCGCTTTAAGGACGGAAATTATGCGGCAGTTGGTATTTTCGGACAGATGATTTATGTTAATCCAGACAAAAATTTGGTGATTGCCCAAATTGCAGCTTGGCCCCACGCGGGCTCCAAAGAACTGGGCCACGGACGACAAGCGTTTATTAACGCAGTATTAAATGCACTTGATTAG
- a CDS encoding potassium channel family protein, whose product MKFVSSQLAYYLSDNDFKRNSKVLFKYLLFLGVVVVFFSILFHVIMNMEGQNHSWITGLYWTLTVMSTLGFGDITFQSDIGRLFSIVVLLTGIFMLLIFLPFAFIRHFYVPLLESKKKNKVPRSVPADTKDHILICSYDSIARDFCERLKQENTPYYVIEKDPVKALTHYYNEVPVILGELDMEETFMRANVKDAKMVFVNRDDIVNTKIILIIRNLAPHITIVALVFNEESIDVQQLSGADHVLPVKKWLGEQLANRVNAQHATSHPIGQYEDLLIAELPVQHTSLVSKTIKETELRQKYGVSIVGIWDRGRLKPITGNEELSHDSVLVIIGNQQQLNSIDEIFLESLFNPHPVLIIGGGRVGGAAAESLYKQGVLVNLIDQNPELCKKVKKYCNDVFVGKASDYELLKEAGIMEAPSVLLSTHDDAMNIHLASYCRKLNKEVRIVSRISEARNIEIIHRAGANFVLSYATLGSEAVLSISKGQELTILGEGINLFITPVPLSLQKKNLGESGIGAKTGLSVIALKENDEVTTLLSAGTVLPKNAEIVLLGNMEMKTKFNKIFVKGE is encoded by the coding sequence CACTCTTGGATTACCGGATTATATTGGACTCTTACTGTTATGAGCACTTTAGGGTTTGGTGATATTACTTTTCAATCGGATATCGGTAGGCTTTTTAGCATAGTCGTATTGCTTACGGGGATTTTTATGTTGCTTATATTTCTGCCTTTCGCATTTATAAGGCATTTTTATGTGCCTCTTTTGGAATCCAAAAAGAAGAATAAAGTACCAAGAAGTGTTCCTGCCGACACAAAAGATCACATCTTGATATGCTCGTATGACAGTATTGCGCGAGATTTTTGTGAGCGTTTAAAGCAAGAAAACACACCTTATTATGTAATCGAAAAAGATCCTGTAAAAGCACTTACCCATTATTACAATGAAGTACCGGTAATTCTGGGTGAACTGGATATGGAGGAAACTTTTATGCGCGCTAATGTAAAAGATGCCAAAATGGTTTTCGTCAATCGCGATGATATTGTCAATACAAAAATTATCCTCATTATCCGAAACCTTGCTCCCCATATCACCATTGTAGCACTGGTGTTTAACGAGGAGTCCATAGATGTACAGCAATTGAGTGGAGCTGACCACGTTCTGCCGGTGAAAAAGTGGTTGGGGGAACAACTGGCCAACCGAGTTAATGCGCAGCACGCCACTTCCCATCCTATAGGCCAGTATGAAGATTTATTGATTGCCGAATTGCCTGTGCAGCATACCTCGCTCGTTTCTAAAACTATTAAGGAAACGGAATTACGACAAAAATATGGAGTAAGTATTGTTGGTATATGGGATAGGGGAAGGTTGAAACCCATTACGGGAAATGAGGAATTATCCCACGATAGCGTGTTGGTAATAATCGGAAACCAACAACAGCTCAATAGTATTGATGAGATTTTTCTTGAATCTCTTTTCAATCCGCATCCAGTGCTCATTATTGGTGGTGGAAGGGTAGGTGGGGCCGCAGCGGAGTCTTTGTATAAACAGGGCGTTTTGGTGAATTTAATTGACCAGAACCCAGAGTTGTGCAAAAAGGTCAAGAAATATTGTAATGATGTTTTCGTTGGAAAAGCCTCCGATTATGAACTTCTGAAGGAAGCCGGCATTATGGAAGCTCCTTCCGTATTGCTTTCTACCCACGATGATGCTATGAATATTCACTTGGCATCCTATTGTCGGAAACTGAACAAGGAAGTAAGAATAGTGAGCCGTATTTCCGAAGCCCGCAATATTGAAATTATCCATAGAGCCGGAGCAAATTTTGTGTTGAGCTATGCCACCTTAGGCTCCGAGGCTGTGTTATCAATTTCCAAGGGTCAGGAACTTACTATCCTCGGAGAAGGAATAAACCTATTTATTACGCCAGTTCCGCTTTCGTTGCAGAAAAAAAATCTCGGCGAATCCGGAATCGGTGCCAAAACCGGACTTTCTGTTATTGCCCTAAAGGAAAATGACGAAGTAACTACCTTGTTATCCGCTGGTACTGTTCTTCCTAAAAACGCAGAAATAGTATTGCTCGGAAATATGGAGATGAAGACAAAATTCAACAAGATATTTGTAAAAGGAGAGTAA
- the nagB gene encoding glucosamine-6-phosphate deaminase, producing MPISLNTRSRIKSLTLCADAEQASVYAAHKIADIIKDRQNAGKQAVLGLATGITPISIYKELVRLHKNESLSFQNVITFNLDEYYPICPNNDQSYTYFMHNYLFGQIDIAPQNIHIPHTDCSLEEVDDYCKDYEAKIRSYGGLDLQLLGIGRNGHIGFNEPGSRFDSITRLVELHELTRRDAETSFGSLDNVPRQAISVGIDTICQAKKILLVALGARKSEIIHKALNTSISEDLPASFLQNFPQVEYVLDSDAAALIEK from the coding sequence ATGCCCATAAGTTTAAATACCCGTTCTAGGATTAAGAGCCTTACTTTATGTGCTGATGCAGAACAGGCCTCTGTTTACGCGGCGCACAAAATTGCCGACATTATTAAGGATCGACAAAATGCGGGCAAGCAGGCCGTGTTAGGACTGGCTACAGGAATTACTCCCATAAGTATTTACAAGGAATTGGTCCGATTGCATAAAAACGAAAGCCTGAGTTTTCAGAACGTTATTACCTTTAATCTGGATGAATATTATCCTATTTGCCCTAATAACGACCAGAGCTACACCTATTTTATGCATAACTATCTGTTTGGGCAAATCGATATTGCTCCGCAGAATATTCACATTCCCCATACCGATTGCTCGTTAGAAGAGGTGGACGATTACTGTAAAGATTACGAAGCCAAAATTAGAAGTTACGGCGGACTCGATCTTCAATTATTGGGAATTGGCCGCAATGGACATATTGGGTTTAATGAGCCAGGTTCCAGGTTTGATTCAATTACACGTTTAGTAGAGTTGCACGAACTTACCCGGCGCGATGCTGAAACTAGCTTTGGAAGCTTAGATAACGTTCCCCGTCAAGCCATAAGTGTAGGAATCGATACAATTTGTCAAGCCAAAAAAATTCTATTAGTCGCCCTCGGAGCCCGAAAATCCGAGATTATCCACAAGGCTCTGAACACTTCTATATCCGAAGACCTACCCGCGTCATTCCTGCAAAACTTTCCACAAGTGGAATATGTATTGGATTCAGATGCAGCTGCTTTGATTGAGAAATAA